The following coding sequences are from one Lolium rigidum isolate FL_2022 chromosome 6, APGP_CSIRO_Lrig_0.1, whole genome shotgun sequence window:
- the LOC124664468 gene encoding tetraketide alpha-pyrone reductase 2-like — protein sequence MPEYCVTGGTGFIASHLIRALLAAGHTVRATVRDPSDESKVGFLWDLEGADERLQLVRADLLVEGSFDAAVSGVDGVFHAASPVVVSYEDGKDAQEKLVDPIVKGAGNVLRSCARASPPPRRVVFTSSCSCVRYRHHHGGAAPPALNESHWSDAEYCRTYGLWYAYAKTVAEKEAWRLAKEHALDLVVVNPSFVVGPVLGRAAPTSTALVVLALLRGDLAKYPNTTIGFVHVDDVVLAHVLAMEDGRASGRLICSGDVAHWSEVLGELRERYPQYPIPTECSGGKGDDRTHKMDTSKMEALGFPPFLSIQQMFDDCIKSFQDKGILA from the exons ATGCCGGAGTACTGCGTGACGGGCGGAACGGGGTTCATCGCGTCGCACCTGATCCGGGCGCTGCTCGCCGCCGGGCACACGGTGCGCGCCACGGTGCGTGACCCGAGCGACGAGTCCAAGGTCGGGTTCCTGTGGGACCTGGAGGGCGCCGACGAGCGGCTGCAGCTGGTGCGCGCCGACCTGCTGGTGGAAGGGTCGTTCGACGCGGCCGTGAGCGGAGTCGACGGCGTCTTCCACGCGGCTTCCCCGGTCGTCGTCTCCTACGAGGACGGCAAGGACGCGCAGGAGAAGCTGGTGGACCCGATAGTGAAGGGCGCCGGCAACGTGCTCCGCTCCTGCGCCAGGGCGTCCCCTCCGCCGCGCCGCGTCGTGttcacctcctcctgctcctgcgtccgctaccgccaccaccacggcggcgcggccccgccggCGCTGAACGAGTCGCACTGGAGCGACGCGGAGTACTGCCGCACGTACGGGCTCTGGTACGCGTACGCCAAGACGGTGGCGGAGAAGGAGGCGTGGCGCCTCGCGAAGGAGCACGCGCTGGACCTCGTCGTGGTGAACCCGTCGTTCGTGGTCGGGCCGGTGCTGGGCCGGGCGGCACCCACCAGCACGGCGCTGGTGGTGCTGGCGCTGCTGAGGGGCGACCTGGCCAAGTACCCGAACACGACCATCGGGTTCGTGCACGTGGACGACGTGGTGCTCGCCCACGTCCTGGCCATGGAGGACGGCAGGGCCTCCGGGCGGCTCATCTGCTCCGGCGACGTCGCGCACTGGTCCGAGGTGCTCGGGGAGCTCagggagcggtacccgcagtacccaaTCCCCACGGA GTGTAGCGGCGGGAAAGGAGACGACAGGACGCACAAGATGGACACGAGCAAGATGGAGGCGCTGGGGTTCCCGCCGTTCCTGTCCATCCAGCAGATGTTCGACGACTGCATCAAGAGCTTCCAGGACAAGGGAATTCTTGCGTGA